The Engraulis encrasicolus isolate BLACKSEA-1 chromosome 22, IST_EnEncr_1.0, whole genome shotgun sequence sequence CAACAAAAGTAAACCATAGGCCCCATGCTGCGTCAGGAGACATCTGAGGATACTGAACTTTTTCTTGCCCGAAGTTGATGTTTACTCACAAGGAGCAGGAGCGCAGTCTTACACAAACATGTATCCATGGCAACATACAATCATCGCAACCCAATTGGCCAGTCGAGAATGGTGATGTCATGTCTTAGTGCccacttgaggtgtgtgtgtgtgtgggcgttgtGTTTTGTTGGCACTGACGCGCGTGACGCCCTCGCTTGTCCAGCTGGCAGAGATTCGAGTacaaaagagagaaacaaaacaaaaacaaaacaactccTCGCTCTTTACAAAACAAACCAGCAGCTGAATACAATCAGGGAGGTAACCAACCAGTGTGGAAACCCAGCCCATGTCCTGTCAGGATATGGACTGTCTGAAAGGTGAATACTGTTGCATATTTTTCCACAACAGAGCTGATTTATAAACTTCTTTCCCTCTtgttctttttgtgtgtgcgtttgcgtgcgttaTACAGGAAACGATCAATCGGGCGTACCCCGTGCGCCTCTCCCTGTGGCCAAGGCAGTCGATCCAGAGGCTGCGGCGTGGCGTACCCGCCGCCAAGTCCCGGGCGCTCCGGCGCGCCCTACTGGCGGAAGGCTACCGTGCCTCAGAAGATGGCGCCCTGCACCGACCTCTTGGTGGCGTTGGCGTTGGCGTTGGCGTTGGCGTTGGCGTTGGCGGTGGCGGCAGTCTCCTGGAAGGCAGGTCTCTGAAGGATGGCCACCAGTCCATCAGACCAGTGCCCCTGCTCCACAGGAGGTCTCCACACAGCCAccaagaagaagacgaagaagaagccGCCATCATGGCGCTGCTGGGTTACCGGCCCAGTAGGCTTCACGGCCGCAAGGATGCGAGGCGTCGGAGGCCCCTTACAGAACTGTTTCAGACGCACACCGCCcgcaaatgaagagagagagcgactgataccgcagacacacacacacacaaaaactcttgCCAGGAGTGAACTGAGTGATAGTCACCCGTAATAAAAAACTTCCTGCTACGTCTGAGGCACACtgacaaaaaagacacacacatgaacacatacatgaacagacaaacacacacactcactcgtatGTCACACCATACATGCTAACACATGCTATATATCTCCCTTTCATTGTCTGTTAGACTCCcaaacagacgtgtgtgtgtgtgagcttgacaaacacacacacacagacacccacatgaacacacacacacacacacacacacacacacacacacacacacacacacacacacacacacacacacacacacagatttgttttCCGACTCAAACGAAGTTTGTTTCCTATGTGTCGTCGaggtgaggaaaaaaaaaagaaagaaaagaaaccgTCGACACTTTGGAGCTCtccgtgacccccccccccaaagggatTGGATGATGTGGAAAAAtgagaatgtgtttttttttttttttggtttgtgcgTCTGCACCTTTTTTTAGATCAACTTAAGAGTCAGCCAAAGGTGACGGACCACTGGTGACCCAAACGAGCACACCCCAGGGCACGAGTCAGTCTGATCACTTTGTGGTGCTATCGTCGGAGGACATGGACACGAAAGAGCCGAGGAGGGAAGAAATAGGGAACGCCATTGACGACATTGCGTTCCGTCATAACTCTTGACTGACTTTACTGTGGCTTTCCGTTTTAAGGAAAGCTGGactttttaaaaggaaaaaaagacatatATAGTGAGAAAAAAAGCTTGATTTGTGGCTGAGCAAAGATGGGAGGTCAGTGTTTTTTATGTCTCCAAGAGGGGTGAGCAAAAAAGGGAACCAAAGAAGTGTATACTGAGTCAACAAATTAACAAACGTCACAACTTGCAAAAGACTGAAAATACTAGCCATAAAGGTCCAATGAGCATAGAAAACCACACTTACACTGGTCTCAACATCCGCAAAACTCACGTAGAAAACTGTCACAGATGTGTCTGTTATTGTTTTCCTCTCTGTCAGCTTTTCCAGATACTTGCTACTCTAAAGATGTACATGTGGAAGTGCTTAAAAACTTAAGGAGGGGAAAAGCAATAATGCTATCAGCCATTCTATTCATCGAGAATACACAAACGCCAGTCTGAGAAGAAATACTTGAATCCGTTTCATTGTCCTACAAAATGCAGAAAACATATGGGATGATTATAGATGTATTAAATGTTCTCTACAAAAGGCGGAATCCCATTTCTAAAAGTATTAAGGATTAAAGCAAGGCATTTGAACTTTTGCATATTTTTGAAAGCCATGGTACCAGTGTAACCAAGTGTAAAGGCATTTCAATGTCAATTGAATTGCGTGAAGTGAATCTCAGTTTTCCATCTGTGTTCAAATGATCTGTTTTTTATGGAATGTCTGTTTAGGATGAGTTGTGCTCCTTGGAATGTTTTGAAGTATTACCTGCCCTTGAGAATCTGCAGTCTTTGGAACGCTGCTTTAGAATGCATTTTTATCATTTGAAGACACTCACAAGGGGGAGcagatttttagttttttccgTACTTCCCTCTCTCTGGAATGAGCCCCTCTGATGATTCTCTCTTTGCTCAGACACAGGGAAAAAAGCACTGTACAAAggcattatttattttcttaatgaaaaaaataataaatagaatTATTATTGAATATGGTCCAAATGACATGTATGTATTCAGCAAAAGATGCACAGCTGTTGACAAGcctttttttgtatgtgtttctTTTTATCTTGTACTGCTTCATTGATGTGTAGATGCTTTgtaccaaaaaacaaacaaagaaacaaaaaagaaagaagaaaagaaaagaagagaaaaacaaaagacaaaaaaaaaactaaagccGTCCTTCTGTTCCTCTGGTTTTCCCACTGAGTAAAGTCCAAGTGCTCTTCTTAAGCTGTTGCCGTGGCCTGCTTCTTTTCAGCTCGAGTCTACAGTAAGGGGTTCCGTGCCTCCCACCGCCCACCTCAGCCTCTCCCCACTGGGCCTCTGGGTGCTGAAGGAGTGGGCTGTGTGGGATGGGTCTGGAAGGAAATGGGGattaagtgtttgtgtgcgtgtgtgtgtgtgtgtgtgtgtgtgtgtgagtgtgtgtgagtgtgtgtgtgtgtgtgtgtgtgtgtgtgtgtgtgtgtgtgtgtgtgtgtgtgtgtgtgtgtgtgtgtgtgtgtgtgtgtgtgtgtgatagagagagtgtgagcaCACAGGGCCggcggcataggcagacaaggtggtCACATGGGGCGtcaaaatgtcttgggggcagCTGTAACACCCAAAAGTCCCATAACATTATGTTACTTTGATTTGATTATGATTATCGATGGGCACTCACTATATTTgtgctagatcagatgtgctcaattaGATGTACAAAGttttgtttacagatgccaaattGTAAATTCATACAAAGTAAAGTGGATGCTCGCCAAGGCaaccaaattgactagaatcgtccctgtgtgtgcatgtagtaccgtatgtgtgttctgtttttttcatgcagagattgtgggtatgtgtgtgaatgtagtaaATGGAATCTAAATCTGCAAATAAGTTTTTAATTGACGTAATGCAATCGggatgtggtttgtgtgtgtgtgtgtgtgtgtgtgtgtgtgtgtgtgtgtgtgtgtgtgtgtgtgtgtgtgtgtgtgtgtgtgtgtgtgtgtgtgtgtgtgtgtgtgtgtgtgtgtgtgtgtgtgtgtgtgatataattAATAATATTCTAAAtgtattgcttgtgtgtgtttgtgctgttttGAAGTGGTGGTCAGAGTGTCATGtggccatgcatgtgtgtgtgtgttcaccctgaggaacacagagagagagagagagagagagagagagagagagagagagagagagagagagagagagagagagagagagagagagagagagagagagagtggtcagTGAGACAGACGTAAACACcagaggacccccccccctctctctccagcagTGGACACTCGCATGTGtgctggaggagagcagagcttggACTGGCCATGTTATGTCCCTGATGCCtccacacaagaacacacacgctCCAATCAGCTGCTAAAGTCATCATTGGACCCTCCCCTGTGTGGGTGTGCCCAGGAGGggatgggaagggggggggtgttggggttggggttgggggtgcggGGCAAAGACAGAGTCTTCGTCAACAGGCGGAGAGCCCCCTTAGCCCCCAAACCTAACCGAACCTGCCCCAAAAGGGTCCCCACAACGGGTATGGGGGTTTGGGAGGCTGGGGGGGATGAGGACACAGCGGTATGAAATCATTTTCAGCAGCAACCCCTTGTCCCTTTTTAACAGACCACCTAGAAGgacgaaacaaaaaaaaatcagaaatgaaAATATCACGTTCCTGACTTCCAATATAACAACCACGGTAGGCCCCACAGCCTAAATGGTCTAGAACTGCGACTTTGTAAGCTTTTCAGGAGCAGTTCAAAAGGGAGGGGAGTGACGAAGGACGGCTTCACAGTAATGAGCCACATCTCAGGAGTGCAAAAGGTGCTTACAGCTTCGTGTGGAATGATGTCACTTGAAAGTGAATTTGACGCACATGCAAGAGGGAAATCCATTTTGACTGACACGTCCTCTGAAAGCAACCGCCATGTTTACCCCATGATAAATcacctgcgcacacgcacacagtgacatCCCCCACACCTTAGATACTGTAGGTAGGAGAAAGGGGAAGAAGAGTGAGACCAGTTGTCTGAAAATAGGAGCGTGTGACGCAAATACTCACATAACAGACCAGACTAAAACActagcacccccccacccacccccgaaAAGACAGACTGACATTTCTTGCGCAACACAAGAAGGAGTGCTACATGCTATCCTGCCAAAgaaacggagggagggagggagagagagagagagagagagagggtcgagAGGGGATGTTGGAAAATGGTAGCTGGggcaactgaattgaattgaagtgaaCTCAATGGAATGGTGAACTCAATGGATAGATTTACAACACCTTTTTTTTAAACGTTGTTTCAACTTCATGCTATCTTGTCAGTCAGCACTCAAAGATCAGATTTTTGAGGAGATCTGTGTATGTTTTAGATGTTTGAGGCTTTTTTCTTTCTGATGTCTTGTTTCTCCTATAATCAGTAAtgaaagtagacgggtgcgcacagatacgtagcaccggtataaaatgtACTGCTTGATGCGCGATACTGGTAAGAGAATAGCTTTAATGCTGCCCAAAAGTCTGAATTTTAGGTAGaaaacatacaaccacactatgccgtTTGAGACAAGTGTTTTCCTATGAAGAGACAACGGAGATAGGCATGCAGTGATATGTAgtgcacatttattttgtttgtttatagttTGTTTGAGGGTTGggggtagcaccggtaagacacggaaactactttcacccctgcctgCCTATAATGGACATGTTTTGAGGACAATTGAAATGAGATGTGGAGGCAGGGTAATCGTGCACTTACTGCTATACTGACAGCACTGTGGGAAGGAAAGCCCTTACCTGTGAAATTGCTTGGTCATTTTCCCCATTTGGGATGTGTCTTTCCTTAAACAAAGTAGTTGTTAGTGTTTTTTTCCCGGTACTGAGGTAAATATTCAGTATCATGACAATACAGTTCATTACAGTAAATGAACCCTTTTTGGTTATTTGGGGATGAGGGTGTAAACACAATGGGTGTTTGTTTGGGATGTACGGCAAGCACATGTTGCTTGGTTGACAGCATACCtttggagaggggggtggagctgagaagagaagagagacagagcacaGGTGACTGCCAGGTATGTCATGTCATGACTCCTCAGCAGATATtctactattgtgtgtgtgtgtgtgtgtgtgtgtgtgtgtgtgtgtgtgtgtgtgtgtgtgtgtgtgtgtgtgtgtgtgtgtgggtgcgtgcgcgcgtgtgtgtgtgtgtgtgtgtgtgtgtgtgtgtgtgtgtgtgtgtacagtatgtgtgtgtatgtgtatgtgtgtgtgtgtgttgttgttgtagtgggtggtgtgtagtgtgtgtatgtgtgtgtgagggcttgaGATTACCTGCTCACCGTTGACCTCAAATTGTCAGCGTGGTGAGCGTGAGGTGAGGGGTCAAAGGTCGTGACTGTGGCATGCAGCCCCCAGTGGGCATGGACGAGCTCGCTGACCTCAGTCTCAGGCGTCCAGCCTAGACAGTAGCTGGCCTGGTCTGGAGAGTCATCCCAAACATCTTCAGCCCGCAGCGCATAGTCATTGAAGACATGTGGACAACAAGCATTACAGGCATCATCAGTCAGCCACATATAGTAGCTCACCTTGTAGCAGGGCCGGAGCTAGTCAATTTTGGAGCCCTAAgcgagcaccccctttccttACTGTTCGTTTAGAAATGGattctgtaaacatagcattgtacatctgattgagcacggCTGAGTATCTACGCCCGTGAATAATCATTGTAAAGGTAAAacgtattttttttccatttcacttGACGTTCACGTTCTTTGAGACTTTCAGGCATTACTGGCACCCCCAAGACGTTTGGTGCCCCAGGTGgcagccttgtctgcctatgcttaGAGCCAGCCCTGCCTTATAGACATGTAGACAAGCATTAAAGAGCTCTCCATCTCCAGTGTTCAGTGTAGACATGTAGACAAGCGCTAAAGGCAGCCCACAGCCCACTCGGTCAGACTAGACATATTCATCAGGCTAAACGAAACTGATCACCCACTTGACCCATAGCCAGAAGCTCAAAATTGCCGTCACGCTGTTTTTCAAAgattattttggggctttttttggTTATTTCACAGGATATTTGAGAGAAGCAGGAAGTAAGTGGGCGAGAGTTGGGATGgcattgggaaatgacctcttgtcagatttgaacctgggtccccggatACCCAGTGTGCATATAGTTGCCCGTGTTCCATTGTTCCAGTGTGGCAATGTTCCAGGCAAAAGTATGATGTCCAAACAGATTGTTCGAAACTTGCAATGCTACACGTGGCCTAAACCTCCAGTCTGACAGCAGAGGAAACTTGAGTTCACTTTGCATCACATTACTCAACTTACACTTTTGTTAAAAACAACTTCCTGTTGTATCActacggggtattggttacagtccctacagAAATGTGTGGTCAGGTGCCccactcaaggacacttcagccatggatgttcCTGCTGGTAAGGGTGCAGATTTATGCCAGCAACTTCCCCTAAATTATTTGGCATGACTAATAAGATGAAAAATGACGCTTTCCACAATCAATGATGGGTTTGGGGGGAAAATGGCTTTTGTGATTCACAATTGTCAAAGTCCTCACAAGACACGCATATGGCAATGGTAAGACATTCCGATTCAGTCGTTTACCACAGACAAGGGGTCACACATGAGTTTAAAATCCCATGACAGGATGATTCTTGAATTTAAAGTCAACATTAACATCAAAGTAGAAATGCCATGTCGGCTTTATTAAGGATAAGATGCACCAGTTTGTTCAATGGTACTGCGGGCAGAGAAAGTCTTATATAGAAATATATAAAACAGATCAAACCAACAATTCTTTTAAGATACAGATCCCATGAAAAAAATAAGACCTTTTGGATCCTAAAGCTTCATACAGACAAGGGCTTTCCTTCCCGCAGGCCTATAGTTTAGCAGCAGCAGTGCACGATTCCACTGCCTCAACATTTCATTTTAATTCTCCTCAAAACATATAATTATAGGCCATATATTACTTCTCCAACACCCACAATTACACGCTCATATAACACATCCAGCAGTTGGGCGTAGCAACCTGCTGACTGAAATTGGAGATTAATTTTCCTCTCCATTCATTCAGTCGGGACACTTGCAACACAACAGGTTGGTGTTGAAACTGAGACCGGCACAggcaagagggggagagaggaagtgacTGTTCTCCACTGTCAGCGCTCTGGGGCAAAACAGCCAGATAGGTTTCCACTGCATATCGCAGCAACTCGGAAGTTACTAATGTTTGGTCGTGCTGCTGCCTGACAGTCACTGTGCAAAAACCACTGAAGTGTTCCAGAACAGACTGTAGCGATTAGAGTTACAGGATATCAGGCAGGCAATAGCAGCACAATGATATGAACAATGGAACTGTAGTTTCTGAATGTCAGGACTAGTCTGCAGAAGTAGTCAGACTACTAGACCAGTCCGTTCAGGTGTTCTATATGAATCTGCAGCCGTGGTTGTTATGCCGGCTTGAGAATATCTTAGTCAAATCAGCCACGGAAATCACCTCATGTCATTtcttaggggcaaaacataccaaagcggaacggaacggtcgcgggacgaacgcggtctttctgcttagtttcggccggtgtgtttttctctacctctcacactgacagcgtcggcgtgcgcggccagtcctgttcaaaaccctccccacaaccaaagctaacatgctactttgccattcatttgaatgagacaccgctggtcgccagcgtgaaaaatacactcgagttctattttccaaatgcagcacggcgcagagccggctcccgcgccgctgacgcccgactaccgccgattggtgtgtaaggacagatatgtttcaatgtattttcaccgacgccggtaaaaaacgcggccgttccgtggCGCTTTACCAcactggtgtgtaagaccccttatgctTGAGATGATGTATTGCTGCTTGGTGCTGTTACAGCCCTTGGGGGCGGCAGAGGGTGTTCAGAAGTGTCCTTCATTCTGTTTACACGTTGTTGAAGCACTGAAAGtctttttaaaacattattttaaggtcGAAAAAACTATGTGGGGAAGCTTCAATGGTCAATTCTAATCAGGAGGATTGCTGTGCATTTGAATGGCCTGCTTTTACCATTGGCTGAGGTTGAGTTGTTCAGACTGAAATGAAAattcaaaatgtatttttttttttaaagcatcagAGAAGTTTCGAAGTTTCCCAATGCCCCAAGCTAGGGAAGAGATCGCGAGCATATTCTTCTTGGTCTTTTATCTTGTTCTATCTTTTTTTATTCAGTCTGTCTGACCCCTCCAATGGTTGAATAAGGAaaggtaaagacaaaaaaacttgtGTGCGATCCATTCCCTGGACTATTTTAACACTGTAGTGATACACCAAAATGGAGAGTGTGGTGTTTGAAAAAGGAACAATGTTCCAAGGTCACAGAAAATGAGACTCAATTCTCCAGTTTCTGCTGCtccttcagtaggcctacaaactgcTTATTCAGccaatattaaaggggtatgccactattttggggcttaatatagttaaaatcgttggctggggtttataaaggtggttaagtgtcttatttttcatgtcaagcgttgtcttgctttaagacaagttaaaagagggaatatgttgctaagctagtgaaagtcaatggatccgtgtagcattttaGCATGCTACaaagatccattgactttcactagcttagcgacatattccctcttttaacttgtcttaaagcaagacaacgcttaacatgaaaaacaagacacttaaccaccttataaaccctgcccaacgattttaactatattaagccccaaaatagtggcatacccctgtatgcggtaggcctacttgagaaacaaaaaaagacgAAGACCGAAAGGGACAAATAGTCAAATTGCTGAGGCGTTGTCAGGCCTTTAATGAAAAACAAAtacattcacaacacaaaaatgcatcagaagtaggcctacaaacagcattctccctcctacacacacgcacgcacgcacacacgcacgcacgcacacacacacacacacacacacacacacacacacactagcaaaatTAAACCCACTTCCACACATCCCACACTCAACTTACAAAAGAAATATCACCTAGGGGAAATGGAACAATACTCTGTTTGTCCTTTGCGCCATTCCGTAGATGTGTGAATTCCATTGTGGATTCCACCTCCAGCATGAGAGACTTGCTCTGACAGGTTGACACGCACAGTTTACAAATACTTCTGTGAAGTCTCACTGCTAGATATTAATTAGACTAATTCCTTCTGGCTGTGTAGAGAAAGATGACTCGTAAAAAGACGTGATTTAAGGGCATGGTTGTTTTTCTCCCGTCTGAAGGCCTGTTCAAATCTACAACGCTAACTATAAAGATAACTAAAAGTTTTCCATCCTTTTATGAATATGAATTACAACTAATTCTGTTCACACTTGGCCAACAATAATGCCTGTAACTTAACAATAACATCCATGAACAGAAAACATGGTGTCTACAGATTCTAAAGAACTATGATTGACATTATTTTATAGTTAACACATTAAGTTGTTGAAACACAGTGTTACAAATTTGTTGTTAACAAAATGGTAAAGAccgagtcgtaatgcattactaaaggccctgtgttatgtacaagttagtagtactatggtaattaacgtttcaatgactattactgcgtgccacagatggtacggcgtgcaatATGGGGCTacgacacagcgttatacatttgctgttaccagaatggcaatgaccaagttgtagtgaattactaaaggccatgAGTTATGTTATAGCAGTGTAGCagtatggtagttcacttttcaatgactattacagtgctcCGCTGGTGGAACGGTCCTTAGTTCTTAGATATTGTTCTTACCACTCCTTCTGTCATTctgactatttcccaatgtctagtgtgcatcctacgaagtgtgtcagcctttgtaatcacggccagtgattacatactctttggtgaactctgcgtatccaatcactgggcgtgactaataaggctgacacactaccaaggctcatacacttgacattgggaaatagtgccTGTCTCCCATTCAAAACCATATTGAACAGACGCATGTATACAAATCGTGTGCATGAGTGCACATGTGCACCCAtaaccacagacacaaacacacacacacacacacacacacacacacacacacacacacacacacacacacacacacacacacacacacacacacacacacacacacacacacacacacacacacacgtcctccttTAAGCCAACATCATGTGTGATGAGATCTGCTCACCATGTGTATAGAGGAATTGCAGGGGGCTGCTGTAATGAACTGGAGGAGGTGGgacacttctactactactactgcttctCGTATGACAGgtgaaaggagaaggagggaacACGAAGGGAGGTAacgacagctgtcaatcactcacaAGCTTCCTCCCCACGGACAATGTTTACATAAACAACATcaatcatgtcaagtcaagtcaagtccagtcagcttttattgtcagtttcttcatacgcACAGCCAGGTCAtaaaaggaaattgaaattacgtttctatctctataccatgaaggacatagacattcacaggactaATCAAGCATATTGTGTGTTCAGATGCACCCGCTGCTCTCTCCACACCCTCTCAGAAGCTCGGAGGCCGGAGAGTCTTGGCAGTCATGGCCTCGCCTGAGTGCAGTCAGGCCTGTCACAATCAGGtgagcaaactaggcaattgcgcAGGGCCCCTAGCTGAATAGTGGGGCCCCCTGGTAATGAATggctgtattcaaatgacagcaattgTAACTTTGTGAGTTCAGTAAATTCAGTGATCGCAAAGTACAATGTTACTGCTACCAAAATCAATCGTGAGGGGGGGCCTCCCCgatagtttgaagagaaaaaggggccccaagtccctctatgccaagggcccccaaataccttgaaacggacCTGAGTgcagtgggaggaggagggaagcatCTTTCAGCCGGTGCTGGCTGCTGCACTCCACAACCCCGGCCGGTAACCAGCTCATCACCCCTGCCTGTTTCCTGCACGGCCGCCCCTCTCGTGggcctccttctttttctcccgCCTGATCTGCAATGCACGCCTGTGTGGGCCCAGCCAGCACCACGTGTAAATAAGTGctgatctctgtctgtctgtctgtctgtctctttgtctgactatgtgtctgtttttctctgtctgcGTGTAGTTCCCACACCTTTTGCAGTCTGCTGCTGCGTATTTTAAATGTAAAGTGACACTTACTTTGAAGTCTTTTTCTTGCAACTCATAGGTACTTTTGTTTTGTCCTGACTCATTGTATCTCTCTGTTTGTATGTCCTTTTCTTTTGCCGTTTTTGCAGGGTGCTGCTTTCAGTTGTGAAGAGACCGTAACTTGTAAGTCTTGTATTTttgtccacatacagtatatctgaaCATGTCAGGTGAGACATTAATTTGTACGATGTGCTCAGAGTGTAAGTCCTGATATTAGCTTTGTGAGTTTAATTGGTATAGGGCAACAGTTTTTAACAatccacaagcgcacacacacacacacacacacacacagacacacacacacaggcacaggcacacacacaccacacaacactcgctctctctctctctctctctctctctctctctctctctctctctctctctctctgacatcgaAGAGCCTTGAAACCCGGTAACAAGTTTAtgtaacaaagacaaaaaaatgttttagtctGAAACAATGCTGACTAATGCTGACT is a genomic window containing:
- the LOC134439054 gene encoding insulin-like growth factor II; amino-acid sequence: MDPRQQCAHHSLCITCRTERTGNLTIRGVSPLGRFLILALSLSLCIAEVSMQPATETLCGGELVDTLQFVCGERGFYFSRPHPRGGRRFQGGIVEECCFRSCALELLEQYCAKPTVTERDLSRHIMPAAHTETINRAYPVRLSLWPRQSIQRLRRGVPAAKSRALRRALLAEGYRASEDGALHRPLGGVGVGVGVGVGVGGGGSLLEGRSLKDGHQSIRPVPLLHRRSPHSHQEEDEEEAAIMALLGYRPSRLHGRKDARRRRPLTELFQTHTARK